GCACGCTCATGTCGGGGTCGACGACCGCCTTCTCGACCGTCTTCGGCTCGTCGTACTGCTGGAACACGGTGAAATCGTCGTTGGCGTGTTCGCCGTGTTTCGAGAGGTCGTAATCGCCTCTGTAGGCGAAGCCGGCGATCTCGATCCAGTCGCCGTCGACCTCCGCTTCGGCGTCCCAGCAGTCGGCGGCGTAGTGGGCCCGCTCGCCCGAGAGGTGCTGACGGAAGCGGAAGCGGTCCATGTCCACACCGACGAACTCGTACCACTCGTAGGCGACGCCGAGGAAGTAGCCGACCCAGGCACTCCCGATGACGCCCTCTTCGACCGCCTCGCCGATGGTGGTCTCCACGAGGCCGCCGTCGTCGTCGGCCTGCTCGCTCGCGGGGTACAGGTCGACGGCGACGTCCGCCACGCTCGACAGGTCCGGTTCGTCCGTCTCGGGGTCGACGAACTGCTCCAACTCGGCCTGGGTGAACTCCCGCGTGCGGACGAGGCTCTTCCGCGGCGATATCTCGTTCCGATAGGCGCGGCCGATCTGCGTGACACCGAAGGGAAGACGGTTCCGGGCGTACTCTTTCAGCCGCGGGAACTCGACGAAGATGCCCTGCGCCGTCTCCGGTCGTAAGTACCCGGGCGTCGACGACCCCGGCCCGATGGTCGTCTCGAACATGAGGTTGAACTCCTCGACCGATTCGCCGGCGAGGGTGGCCCCGCAGTTCGGACACGCGAGGTCGTGCTCTGCGATGAGCGCTTCGACCTCCGGGATGGGGAGGGATTCGGCCTCCTCGATACCGGTCGCGTCCTCGATGAGGTGGTCCGCACGGTGTGACTCGCCACACTCGGGGCACTCGACGAGCATGTCGTCGAAGCCGTCGAGGTGGCCCGACGCTTCGAAGACGGGCTCGGGCATCACCGTTGGGCCGTCGATTTCGAGGTTGCCCTCCTGGACGGCGAAGCGCTCGCGCCAGGCGTCCTCGACGTTCCGCTTCAGCGACGCGCCCTGGGGGCCGTACGTGTAGAAGCCGCCGACGCCGCCGTACGCTCCCGCGGCACCGAAGAAGAAGCCGCGTCGCTTCGCGAGTTCGGCGATGGCTTCGCTCTCCGACCCCATCGTCAGAGCGCCTCCAGCAGGTTGATGTCCCGGACCACGCCGACGAGTTCGTCGCCGTTCACGAGCGGAATCTGCTCGATGTCGTTCGAGATCATCATCTGCGCGGCGTCCTTCGCGGTCCGCGTGCGCGAGACCGTCACCAGGTCGGTCGTCATGAACGTCTCGACTGACTCAGCGGGAATCTCGACGTTCCGCGTCGGGATGTAACGCTTCCCGACGGCCTTGATGCCCTCCCACATCCAGTCGTTGTCCTGGTTGGCGATCGAGTCACCGGTGTCGTCTTCACCCTCGACGACGCGGGCGACCTCGATGATGTCGACCTCGGTGAGGATGCCGCACATCCGCCCGTCGTCGTCGAGGACGACGGCGTAGGGGACGTTGGCGTAGTAGATCTCGCGTTCGGCCACGGTCAGCGGCGTCCCGACGTAGGTCGTGTTCACGTCCGTAGCCGCGAGGTTGCCGACCGCGGCGTCACCGTCGGCCTCGCCGCTGGCGATGGCGTGAATCACGTCGGTCACGGTCACGATGCCGACGAGCCCGTCGTCGACGACCGGGACGCGGCGCGTGTCGCTGTCGACCATCAGCTTCGCGACTTCCTCGACCGTCGCGTCGGGCGCGGTCGTCGGGACCTCCCGCAGTAGGAGGGCGAGCTGGTCTTCGTCGGGCTGTTCGATGAGGTCCTCTCGGGAGACGAGTCCGCGATACTCCTCGCCGTCGTCGGTTTGTTTGACGACGGGAACGGAGGAGAAGCCACGTTCTTGCAGATAGGTCAGGACGTCGTCACGGGTGCCGGGGAGTTCGACCGTGACCACCTCCGCTCGTGGCGTCATCGCGTCGGCTACGTTCATACCCCCGCTTACAGGCCCCCTCCTCTTGTACTCTGCGAAGCGGAGCATCGCCGGTCGCACCCCGCCGCAGGGCGATTTTCGCGCCACGGTCCCGCGATACCCCGTCCGGCACGCGGCGCTCGACGGTGGTTCCTCCGTCGAGACGCACTGAATCGGACGATGTTCGAGAGAGTGGGGACATTTCTTTACGTATATGTCTCACTCGCGGGTAAGAAACGCTATCCGTCCGAAACTAACGGGCCGTTTGTGAGATTCGTCTTCGATACATCGACGAATTTATAAGAGAGTGGTACGTTGTACCAAACATGACGGATGCGACCACTCCCGTCGATGCCTCGAACACTGAGGTCATGGCCTCGGTGGACTCTGCCCCCGGTCGGTCGCAGTTCATTATCGCGGACGTGACCCGCGACGACGCCTGGATGGCAGTACGACTCGAGGAAGCGTCGACACTCCCGGAGTGGCGCTGAGTCGACTCTCGAGTCGCTCACTCCTCGACAGTCACTGCTCTCGAGCCACCGCTGGCAGTACTTGCACGAGAATCCAGCTTGATACATAACGAACGATAATTATAGAAGTGTCGTCTGACAGCCTCGACACGTCCGCCGGACGGCCGCTGGTGCGACGGGCGACCCGCCCGCTCACCGCGTTCGCGGGCGTCGTCGTCGCGGGTGTCGTCGGCTTCACCGTCCTCGGCGGCGTCGGCGTCGTCGACGCGCTCTTCTGGCTCGTCGACCCCACCAGCATCGAACTCCACTTCCGCGAGCACGCGGGCCCCGAACGCCTCGTGAAGGCCTACGCGGTCCTCGTGGTTTCCGGGCTGGTGCTCGCGGGCCTGTGGACCGGTGAGACGGTACTCGCTGCGGCGTTCGGCGGCCAGATGACGGAGGAACTCAAACGGATGCAGAACGACCGGGCCATCGCCGACCTCGACGACCACGTGATCATCTGCGGCTACGGGATGTTCGGGCGGACCGTCGTCGACAGCCTGCGGTCGGCCGACCGCGACGTGGTCGTCGTCGAGACGGACGAGACGCAGTACGAACGCGCCCTCGCGACGGAGGGGGTCTTGGCGGTGAACGCCGACGCGCGCCGGGAAGAGACGCTCGTCGATGCCGGCGTCCGCCGGGCCGACACGGTCGTCGCGGCCATCGACGACTCCAACGTGAACATCCAGCTCTCCATCGCGGCGAGCCAACTGGCCCCCGAGGTCACGCTTGTCGTCCGGGTCGGCGAGGAGATGTACGAGTCGCTCGCGCGGCGTGCGGGTGCCGACGAGGTGGTCATCCCGGAGGTGGTCAGCGGCCGTCAGGTCATCGAGTCGCTCTGACGCCCGGGGGTCGGCGGCCGGTGACTGAACTTTTTTGTCACCGACTCCCGATACCCAGGCTATGAACTATCGGGAGGTCACGCCGACGCGGGAGTTCCTCTGTTCGCTCGAACACGGGACGGACTGGCGCGAGGAGATCGAGGAGTTCGCCGCGCGTGAGGGGATCGAGTCGGCGTGGTTCAACGCCATGGGTGCTGTCCAGGACGCCGAGGTGTGGTTCTACGACCAGGAGGACAAAGAGTACCTCTCGGTGCAGTTCGACGAACCGCTGGAGGTCGCCGCCTGCGTCGGCAACGTCGCCCTCCTCGACGGCGACCCGTTCGCACACACCCACGCCGTGCTCTCGCGGCGGTCGGGGCAGTCGCTCGCGGGACACCTCAACTCAGGGACTGTGTTCGCCGGCGAGGTCTACCTTCGGGCGTTCGAGGAACCCCTGGCGCGCGAACACGACGACGTGACCGACCTGGACCTCTGGCTGTGAGCGGGAGACAGCGATGAGACCGGCGGACGAACGCTACTTCGAGCGCATCGAGTCGCGGCTCGACCAGGCGTTCGAGCGCGCCGAGGCGGCCAAGGCGCAGGGGTGGGACCCCACCTGCGAGGTCGAGATTCCCGTCGCGAAGGACATGGCCGACCGCGTCGAGAACATCCTCGGCATCCCGGGGGTGGCCGAGCGCGTCCGTGAACTCGAAGGGCAGATGTCCCGCGAGGAGGCCGCGCTCGAACTCGTCACCGACTTCGTCGAGGGCTCTGTCGGAGATTACGAGTCGAAGGCCGGGAAGATCGAGGGAGCGGTCCGGACGGCCGTCGCCCTCCTCACCGAGGGGGTCGTCGCCGCGCCCATCGAGGGAATCGACCGCGTCGAGATTCTCGACAACGACGACGGCACCCAGTTCGTCAACGTCTACTACGCCGGCCCGATTCGCTCTGCCGGCGGGACCGCACAGGCACTCTCCGTGCTCGTCGCCGACTACGCCCGGACGCTCCTCGACATCGACGAGTACAAGGCTCGAACCGACGAGGTCGAGCGATACGTCGAGGAGGTCAACCTCTACGACAAGGACACGGGCCTGCAGTACTCGCCGAAGGACAAAGAGACCCGCTTCATCGCCCAGAACATGCCCATCATGCTCGACGGGGAGGCCACCGGGGACGAGGAAGTCTCGGGATACCGTGACCTCGAACGCGTCGACACCAACAACCCTCGCGGCGGGATGTGTCTCGTCCTCGCCGAGGGCATCGCGCTGAAAGCTCCGAAGATTCAGCGATACACGCGAAAGCTCGACGAGGTCGACTGGCCGTGGCTCCAGGACCTCATCGACGGGGCTATCGGGACGGACGAGGACGACGAGGCCGAACAGCACGCGGCCGAAGACGCCGACGTGGGAGACGACGCCGACGAGGAGCACCCGGGCGGCGACGAGACCCCTGCCGACGGACCCGCCGGTCCCCCCCGGGTCGAACCCGCGACCAAGTTCCTCCGCGACCTCATCGCCGGCCGGCCCGTCTTCGGACATCCGTCGATGCCGGGCGGGTTCCGCCTCAGATACGGCCGCGCCCGCAACCACGGCTTCGCGACCGCCGGCGTCCATCCCGCGACGATGCACCTCGTCGACGACTTCCTCGCCACGGGGACTCAGATCAAGACCGAGCGACCCGGCAAGGCCGCGGGCGTCGTCCCCGTCGACTCCATCGAGGGGCCGACGGTCCGACTGGCGAACGGCGACGTCCGCCGCATCGACGACCCCGCGGAGGCGCTCGAACTCCGCAACGGCGTCGAGGCCATCCTCGACCTCGGCGAGTACCTCGTCAACTACGGCGAGTTCGTCGAGAACAACCACCCGCTCGCGCCCGCCTCCTACACCGTGGAGTGGTGGCGACAAGACTTCGTGCACGCGGGCGGCGACCTCCAGGCGCTGGCGGACGACCCCCACGTCGACCTCGCGAACCCCACGGCGACGGAGGCGCTCACGTGGGCAACCGAGTACGACTGTCCGCTCCACCCGGCGTACACCTACCTGTGGCACGACGTCTCAGTCGAGACGTTCGAGGCGCTCGCCGACGCGGTCGAGTCCGGACACGTCGCGGAAGCGACCGCAGACGGCGGCGTCGCGCTCGACCCGACGGCCAGTGGGTCGAACCGCGCGGGGACGCTCGTCCTCCCGCGCACCGAAGAGGTGACGCGAGCGCTCGAATCACTCCTCGTCGAACACCGACAGACCGCGGACGACCTCCGCCTCTCGACCTGGCGGCCGTTCGTCCGCTCGCTCGGTTTCACACCGGAGCTAGAGCGTACGTGGGAGACGCTCTCCGATCACGCACGAACCTGGGACGACGGCGAGAACGCCGTCGAGGCCGTCAACGAGGTGGCCCCGTTCCGGATTCGAGAGCGCGCGCCGACGCGTATCGGAGCGCGCATGGGCCGCCCGGAGAAGTCCGAGAGCCGCGACCTCTCGCCCGCGGTCCACACGCTCTTTCCCATCAGCGAGGCCGGCGGCAGCCAGCGAGACGTGAGTACCGCGGCCCGCGCCCGTGGGGAGAACGGGAAACGCGGACACTTCGACGTCCAACTCGGGCGGCGGCGCTGCCCGGACTGTGGGACACGGACGTACAAGTCACGCTGTCCCGACTGTGCGTCCCACACCGACCCCTACTACGAGTGCGACGACTGCGGTCAGGTGGTCGAACCCGACGAGGGGGGCCGCGTCCACTGCACGCGGTGTGAGCGTGACGTCTCCTCGGTCGACTGGCAGTCCGTCGACCTCAACACCGAACTCCGGGCGGCGCTCGAGGACGTCGGCGAACGGGAGGCGTCCTTCGACATCCTCAAAGGTGTCAAAGGGCTGATGTCGTCGAACAAGACGCCCGAACCCATCCAGAAGGGCGTCCTCCGGGCGAAACACGGCGTGACCTCGTTCAAGGACGGGACCGTCCGCTACGACATGACGGACCTCCCGGTGACGTCGGTCCGCCCGGCCGAACTCGACGTCACCGCCGGCGACTTCCGGAACCTCGGCTACGACACCGACGTCGACGGCGAACCGCTCCGCTTCGACGACCAGCTGGTCGAACTCAAAGTGCAGGACATTGTGCTCTCTGACGGGGCGGCAACACACATGCTCAAAACCGCCGACTTCGTCGACGACCTTCTGACCCAGTTCTACGACCTGCCGCCCTTCTACGAGGTGGAAGAGCGACAGGACCTCGTGGGTGAACTCGTCTTCGGGATGGCTCCGCATACCTCGGCGGCCGTCGTCGGACGTGTCGTCGGCTTCACGTCCGCGGCCGTCGGCTACGCACACCCTTATTTTCACGCAGCTAAGCGCCGCAACTGTGACGGAGACGAAGATTGCGTCATGCTCCTCATGGACGGCCTCCTGAACTTCTCGAAGGAGTTCCTCCCCGACAAGCGCGGCGGGCAGATGGACGCGCCGCTCGTGATGTCCTCGCGCATCGACCCGTCCGAAATCGACGACGAGGCGCACAACGTCGACATCGTCCGCGAGTACCCGCGGGAGTTCTACGAGGCGACGCTGGAGATGGCCGACCCCGAGTCGGTCGACATCACCATCGCCGAGGAGACGCTCGACACCGACCACGAGTACCACGGCTTCGAGCACAGCCACGACACCTCGAACATCGCCCTCGGACCCGACCTCTCGGCGTACAAGACGCTCGGGTCGATGATGGAGAAGATGGACGCTCAGCTCGAACTCGCCCGGAAGCTCCGCGCCGTCGACGAAACCGACGTCGCCGAACGGGTCATCGAGTACCACTTTTTACCTGATCTCATCGGGAACCTCCGCGCCTTCTCCCGGCAGGAGACGCGCTGTCTCGACTGCGGCGAGAAGTACCGTCGCGTGCCCCTGACCGGCGACTGCCGCGAGTGCGGTGGCCGCGTGAACCTCACGGTCCACCGCGGCTCGGTGAACAAGTACATGGAGACCGCTATCAGGGTCGCCGACGAGTACGACTGTCGCCCCTACACCAAACAGCGGCTCGAAGTGCTCGAGAAATCTCTCGAGAGCGTCTTCGAGAACGACCAGAACAAGCAGTCGGGGATTGCGGATTTCATGTAACTCGAGCTTTATCGCCCTCGCAGTTCGCGCAGCGCGCGAACCGCTCCGAAAAGAATCGATGAAAAACGCCGCGAGCGAGTCGTGTGCGACTCGCTCGCGGTCGGTTACAGACGACACCGCAAGCAACGGCATCTCGCCAGGTGAGGGGTTTTCTCTTCAGCGTGACAGAATATACCACGGTTTTTGTCATCAGCGGTCCAACACATACGTATGTCCGAGGACGCATCCGCAACCGCGAGCACCACCGATTCGGTCGTCGACGTCCAGATCGGGACGACGGTGTACGACGCTGACGGGAACGAACTCGGGACCGTCCGCGGCCTCGACGACGTCGGGTTCTACGTCCGCTCCGTCGCGGGCACGGGGCGAGTCGGTTTCGAGGAGGCCCGCGACGCGTTCGGCGCGGGGTACGTCATGTGGCGCTGCTGGGAGTGTGGTGAGATGGGTCAGATCGAAGGCGACCTCCCCGAGTCGTGTCCGGCCTGTCACGCCCCACGCGAGGAGTTGTACTACTGGGCGGAAGACTGATATCGAACTAAAATTCGATTTTCGAAGCTGACTTTTCACCTGCAGCCACCCTCCGACTTCCGGCTCGGTTCCGTCCGACGTCGCGAGCGTCTCTTCACTCGCGTGGAACTCTCGTTCCCGTGTTCTGGGGAGACGAGGGGACCGTCCGACACCGACACGTACCGCTATTCGGTTTCAGATTCGATTATCGAAGTAAGACGTACTCGTCGGTGTTCTTCGGTTCGACCCGCCCGGGCGGGTCGTCTCGGTGGTCGCGAACCGGAGGGGGCACACCGAGACTGAGGCGCACGAGGGTGAAGCGTCTGCCCGCTACTCGAGATAGCCGAGGTCGCGCAGTCGCTCTTGAGCCTCGTCGTCCATCTCGTCGACCGTCTCGTCGCTCACTTCGGCGTCGAGCGCGTCGGTCCACGCTCCCCCGGCGTGTTCTTCGAACGCGCTCAGTGCGGCTTCGGTCGCGGCGAGCACCTCGTCATCGGCGGCCGTGAGCGAGTCCGTCTCGCCGGGGTCGCGGTCGAGTCGGTACGCCTCGTCGGGAATGCGGTCGATGCGGACGTACTTCGCGTCGGGTCGCCGCGCCGCGCGCATCCGCGAGTAGAAGCGCGACTCCGTCGGCAGCGTGATACCGGCCCCCTTGGCCTTCTCTTCTAACTGCTTGAGTTCGACGACCGGCCGCGAGTACTCGACGAACGCGTACTCGCCCCCGGTCGCGGCCCGCTGACCGGCATCGGGAGCCGGTGCCCGACTGAACTGCCGGTACGACTCGGAGAGAAGCGACCGCGTCCGGTCGCGCGCGATGGCGGTTTCACCGTCGCTGGCGGGGACGCCGCCCTCGACGTCGAGCGCGTCGAGCACCGTGTGGTAGAGGTCGAGCAGTTCGACCTGGTCGTCTCTCCGTCCGCCGTCGAGCTCCGGGTGCTTCACCATCAGCGGCACGTTGATGAGCGGGTCGTAGAGGCAGAACTCGTGGCCGTAAAGGTCGTGTTCGCCGTGGAGTTCGCCGTGGTCGGCGCAGACGACGACCATCGTGTCCTCCCACTCGCCCTCTTCTTTGAGGTAGTCGAACAGTCGCGTGAGTTCGGCGTCGATGTGGGCGATTTCGGCGTCGTAGAGGCCCCGGATGTCCTCGAACTCCGCTTCGGAGATGTCTCGCGCGCCCGCGTTGTACTCCTTCGAGTTCTGGCACACCTCGGTGGAGTCGACGCCGGGGGCGAACTCCTCTTTGAACGCTTCTGGTGGGTGATACGGGAGGTGGGCGTCCATCAGGTTGATGAACGCGAACCACTCGTCGGAGTCAGAGACGAACTCCTGAGTGCGGTCGATGACCGAGGGCGTCTTCGAGTCGGCACCCTCGCCACCCGCGAGGTACTCGTGGGCGGTGTTGCCGAGGCTGACCAGTTTGTCGGCGACGGCGCGGAGTCGCTCGTTGTCGTTGAGCGTCTGCCACGCCTTCGCGAGGGGTCCCGAGAGGAACTCGCCGGGCATCACCTCGAAGAAGTTGTCCTGGTCGTCGAAGCCGTCCGTGAGATGCGTGTACGGCGTGATCCACGCGTTCGAAGAGTAACAGGCCGTGTCGTACCCCTCACGCGACAGGGTTTCGGCCAGGGTGGTCGCGCCGTCGAGGTACGGGTTCTCCTGGTCGGCCCCGTGCTGACTGGGGTACATCCCCGTGAAGAGCGAGGCGTGGACGGGAAGTGTCCACGGCGCGGGCGCGACACACTGTTCGAACACCGTCGCCTCGGTCGCGAACTCCTCCAGACCGGGCGTCGTCGGACGGTCGTACCCGTACGGCGTGAGGTGGTCCTTCCGGACCGTGTCCATCACCACGAAGAGGACGTTCGTGGGCGACTCGGTAGGCATGCGCCCGACTTGCGTGTTGACCCGAATAAAGCCGTCTGTTCATGATTCGAGAGACGAGGTACCGATTCGATATCGCAGTATTTGATTTATCGGTCGAACACGGACGGCACAGTGAACGGTCGATAATGGGCGTGAAAGCTGCTGAAACGCGTGAAGTCGAGGGTGAGCGGAATCGCCGCACTCTGCTGGCGCTCACGAGCGAGTCGCTCTCTCGTCGGTAAAGAAAGGATCGGCCGACCGTCGCCGGCGGGTTAGAACGGAGCCTGCGGACCTTCGTCGCGGTCCGAATCCTCGGTCGTGTCGCCGGGGAACGACGGGGACATGCCGCCGCCACCGCCGTGTCCACCGCCACCCATGCCGGTGTCCGCGTGAACGGTTTCGATCTCGGGGATTTCCTTGACCATGCGGCTCTTGATGGCCTGGATGGTCATCGGCGAGATGCCGCAACCGGAACAGGCACCGCCGAGCATGATGGTTACCTCGCCCGTCTCCCGGTCGAGGTGCTGGATGGCGGCGCTCCCGCCGTGCATCTGAATCTGGGGGAAGTTCCGGCGCAGGAAGTTCGACACCCGCTCTTTCAGGTCGTCGTCGGCCTCTTGGGCGTCCGTGCTCATGATTGCGAATACGAAACGGCGGTGCTTATGCCTTTGGTTCACCCGAGAGGGGGCGGGCTGTGAGTAGTCGGTTCCTGGGAGTGAGCACCCGGGCCACCGGGGGGATGTCTGTCACTCCTCGTCAGTGTCGAGGCGGAACATCCGTTGGAGTTCGGCGTCGATCTCCGCGACGTAGTCGTCGAGTGCGGCCTGAAGCGTCTCCTCGCCGACCGGGACGCCGCTTCCCTCTAGTCGCGTCGCCGGGTCGTCCGGGAGCTCGATACGGAACCCGCCGTCCTCGTAGAACGGTTCCGACTCGTTGAGAACGAACTGGTCGATGGCGTGGACGAGGTCGGAGTCGTACGACTCACGCATCGTCTCGAAGGCGTTCTTGTACGCTCGCTGGAGTTCGGTGAAGTAGTTCGCGTACTTGTC
This window of the Salinigranum halophilum genome carries:
- the glyS gene encoding glycine--tRNA ligase, translating into MTMGSESEAIAELAKRRGFFFGAAGAYGGVGGFYTYGPQGASLKRNVEDAWRERFAVQEGNLEIDGPTVMPEPVFEASGHLDGFDDMLVECPECGESHRADHLIEDATGIEEAESLPIPEVEALIAEHDLACPNCGATLAGESVEEFNLMFETTIGPGSSTPGYLRPETAQGIFVEFPRLKEYARNRLPFGVTQIGRAYRNEISPRKSLVRTREFTQAELEQFVDPETDEPDLSSVADVAVDLYPASEQADDDGGLVETTIGEAVEEGVIGSAWVGYFLGVAYEWYEFVGVDMDRFRFRQHLSGERAHYAADCWDAEAEVDGDWIEIAGFAYRGDYDLSKHGEHANDDFTVFQQYDEPKTVEKAVVDPDMSVLGPEFGGAAAGVADALQELAERDPSAFDGEEVTVEVGDSEYSVPTEVADFRIEEQTESGEHTTPHVVEPSFGVDRTVYTLVAHAMRTDEVDGETRTYLDLSPAVAPTDVGVFPLVSNVEHLTDRATELASQLRNAGFTVVYDDSGSIGRRYRRQDEVGTPFCVTVDRDGLEGDGPDSVTVRERDSAAQARVPIDDLVAVLVDLRAGTRAFDDVLDEYDGVATEA
- a CDS encoding CBS domain-containing protein: MNVADAMTPRAEVVTVELPGTRDDVLTYLQERGFSSVPVVKQTDDGEEYRGLVSREDLIEQPDEDQLALLLREVPTTAPDATVEEVAKLMVDSDTRRVPVVDDGLVGIVTVTDVIHAIASGEADGDAAVGNLAATDVNTTYVGTPLTVAEREIYYANVPYAVVLDDDGRMCGILTEVDIIEVARVVEGEDDTGDSIANQDNDWMWEGIKAVGKRYIPTRNVEIPAESVETFMTTDLVTVSRTRTAKDAAQMMISNDIEQIPLVNGDELVGVVRDINLLEAL
- a CDS encoding DUF7556 family protein; amino-acid sequence: MTDATTPVDASNTEVMASVDSAPGRSQFIIADVTRDDAWMAVRLEEASTLPEWR
- a CDS encoding potassium channel family protein, with protein sequence MEVSSDSLDTSAGRPLVRRATRPLTAFAGVVVAGVVGFTVLGGVGVVDALFWLVDPTSIELHFREHAGPERLVKAYAVLVVSGLVLAGLWTGETVLAAAFGGQMTEELKRMQNDRAIADLDDHVIICGYGMFGRTVVDSLRSADRDVVVVETDETQYERALATEGVLAVNADARREETLVDAGVRRADTVVAAIDDSNVNIQLSIAASQLAPEVTLVVRVGEEMYESLARRAGADEVVIPEVVSGRQVIESL
- a CDS encoding PPC domain-containing DNA-binding protein, which produces MNYREVTPTREFLCSLEHGTDWREEIEEFAAREGIESAWFNAMGAVQDAEVWFYDQEDKEYLSVQFDEPLEVAACVGNVALLDGDPFAHTHAVLSRRSGQSLAGHLNSGTVFAGEVYLRAFEEPLAREHDDVTDLDLWL
- a CDS encoding DNA polymerase II large subunit; protein product: MRPADERYFERIESRLDQAFERAEAAKAQGWDPTCEVEIPVAKDMADRVENILGIPGVAERVRELEGQMSREEAALELVTDFVEGSVGDYESKAGKIEGAVRTAVALLTEGVVAAPIEGIDRVEILDNDDGTQFVNVYYAGPIRSAGGTAQALSVLVADYARTLLDIDEYKARTDEVERYVEEVNLYDKDTGLQYSPKDKETRFIAQNMPIMLDGEATGDEEVSGYRDLERVDTNNPRGGMCLVLAEGIALKAPKIQRYTRKLDEVDWPWLQDLIDGAIGTDEDDEAEQHAAEDADVGDDADEEHPGGDETPADGPAGPPRVEPATKFLRDLIAGRPVFGHPSMPGGFRLRYGRARNHGFATAGVHPATMHLVDDFLATGTQIKTERPGKAAGVVPVDSIEGPTVRLANGDVRRIDDPAEALELRNGVEAILDLGEYLVNYGEFVENNHPLAPASYTVEWWRQDFVHAGGDLQALADDPHVDLANPTATEALTWATEYDCPLHPAYTYLWHDVSVETFEALADAVESGHVAEATADGGVALDPTASGSNRAGTLVLPRTEEVTRALESLLVEHRQTADDLRLSTWRPFVRSLGFTPELERTWETLSDHARTWDDGENAVEAVNEVAPFRIRERAPTRIGARMGRPEKSESRDLSPAVHTLFPISEAGGSQRDVSTAARARGENGKRGHFDVQLGRRRCPDCGTRTYKSRCPDCASHTDPYYECDDCGQVVEPDEGGRVHCTRCERDVSSVDWQSVDLNTELRAALEDVGEREASFDILKGVKGLMSSNKTPEPIQKGVLRAKHGVTSFKDGTVRYDMTDLPVTSVRPAELDVTAGDFRNLGYDTDVDGEPLRFDDQLVELKVQDIVLSDGAATHMLKTADFVDDLLTQFYDLPPFYEVEERQDLVGELVFGMAPHTSAAVVGRVVGFTSAAVGYAHPYFHAAKRRNCDGDEDCVMLLMDGLLNFSKEFLPDKRGGQMDAPLVMSSRIDPSEIDDEAHNVDIVREYPREFYEATLEMADPESVDITIAEETLDTDHEYHGFEHSHDTSNIALGPDLSAYKTLGSMMEKMDAQLELARKLRAVDETDVAERVIEYHFLPDLIGNLRAFSRQETRCLDCGEKYRRVPLTGDCRECGGRVNLTVHRGSVNKYMETAIRVADEYDCRPYTKQRLEVLEKSLESVFENDQNKQSGIADFM
- a CDS encoding DUF7130 family rubredoxin-like protein; amino-acid sequence: MSEDASATASTTDSVVDVQIGTTVYDADGNELGTVRGLDDVGFYVRSVAGTGRVGFEEARDAFGAGYVMWRCWECGEMGQIEGDLPESCPACHAPREELYYWAED
- a CDS encoding sulfatase encodes the protein MPTESPTNVLFVVMDTVRKDHLTPYGYDRPTTPGLEEFATEATVFEQCVAPAPWTLPVHASLFTGMYPSQHGADQENPYLDGATTLAETLSREGYDTACYSSNAWITPYTHLTDGFDDQDNFFEVMPGEFLSGPLAKAWQTLNDNERLRAVADKLVSLGNTAHEYLAGGEGADSKTPSVIDRTQEFVSDSDEWFAFINLMDAHLPYHPPEAFKEEFAPGVDSTEVCQNSKEYNAGARDISEAEFEDIRGLYDAEIAHIDAELTRLFDYLKEEGEWEDTMVVVCADHGELHGEHDLYGHEFCLYDPLINVPLMVKHPELDGGRRDDQVELLDLYHTVLDALDVEGGVPASDGETAIARDRTRSLLSESYRQFSRAPAPDAGQRAATGGEYAFVEYSRPVVELKQLEEKAKGAGITLPTESRFYSRMRAARRPDAKYVRIDRIPDEAYRLDRDPGETDSLTAADDEVLAATEAALSAFEEHAGGAWTDALDAEVSDETVDEMDDEAQERLRDLGYLE
- a CDS encoding NifU family protein, whose product is MSTDAQEADDDLKERVSNFLRRNFPQIQMHGGSAAIQHLDRETGEVTIMLGGACSGCGISPMTIQAIKSRMVKEIPEIETVHADTGMGGGGHGGGGGMSPSFPGDTTEDSDRDEGPQAPF
- a CDS encoding DUF5783 family protein — its product is MAEFDPEKFEDKYANYFTELQRAYKNAFETMRESYDSDLVHAIDQFVLNESEPFYEDGGFRIELPDDPATRLEGSGVPVGEETLQAALDDYVAEIDAELQRMFRLDTDEE